In Liolophura sinensis isolate JHLJ2023 chromosome 2, CUHK_Ljap_v2, whole genome shotgun sequence, a genomic segment contains:
- the LOC135462622 gene encoding uncharacterized protein LOC135462622, with product MPSSDDKVIAGHINTLVNHNPPQPINTLVNHNPLQPINTLVNHNPPQQINTLVNHNPPQQINTLVNHNPPQPINTLVNHNPPQQLNTLVNHNPPQQINTVVNHNPPQQINTLVNHNPPQQINTLVNHNPPQQINTLDHNIPQQINTLVNHNPPQQINTLVNHNPPQQINTLVNHNPPQQINTFVNHNPPRPINTLVNHNPPQQINTLVNHNPPQQINTLVNHNPPQQINTLVNHNR from the exons ATGCCAAGTAGCGACGACAAGGTGATAGCTGGCCAC ATAAACACACTTGTGAACCACAACCCTCCACAACCGATAAACACACTTGTGAACCACAACCCTCTACAACCGATAAACACACTTGTGAACCACAACCCTCCACAACAGATAAACACACTTGTGAACCACAACCCTCCACAACAGATCAACACACTTGTGAACCACAACCCTCCACAACCGATAAACACACTTGTGAACCACAACCCTCCACAACAGTTAAACACACTTGTGAACCACAACCCTCCACAACAGATAAACACAGTTGTGAACCACAACCCTCCACAGCAAATAAACACACTTGTGAACCACAACCCTCCACAACAGATAAACACACTTGTGAACCACAACCCTCCACAACAGATAAACACACTTGACCACAACATTCCACAACAGATAAACACACTTGTGAACCACAACCCTCCACAACAGATAAACACACTTGTTAACCACAACCCTCCACAACAGATAAACACACTTGTGAACCACAACCCTCCACAACAGATAAACACATTTGTGAACCACAACCCTCCACGACCGATAAACACACTTGTGAACCACAACCCTCCACAACAGATCAACACACTTGTGAACCACAACCCTCCACAACAGATAAACACACTTGTGAACCACAACCCTCCACAACAGATTAACACACTTGTGAACCACAACAGATAA